In Sorghum bicolor cultivar BTx623 chromosome 8, Sorghum_bicolor_NCBIv3, whole genome shotgun sequence, one genomic interval encodes:
- the LOC8073478 gene encoding uncharacterized protein LOC8073478, translating to MDAVCEVCGAIGFERLLLCCSDCKGAHTHQYCLKEVLFDGSLEDWFCDECTQRNNESSHSSSLGKVSSERPPSDHAQFDSISQRLITRSWSGSSHHSSSVKAATKMSMSHPPAGIPAANEGGVRSSLPRDSYIVDFFDPIASKPRSEPAHERWDPMRSEGVVVVLKKSPGVGASVSADDWFDDLSCKPCSPPGPSLGLLGSLLGSDQALFDGGGLCRPRRSPSPSVQRLSNSPGGRSSSCLGLDEMDGSSKTVVLVVSQGVAPGMDSDSAAPRTDAQDVRASSEVSPSALGREFARRVTEPLQTSVLKAAPRRRSCRSPPLASLHRSGRLAAKSHLRAANATLQAQKVLSSKWDPATPKQQLAPQALNAFHHRSRLTRPRGKHCGCYSKWT from the exons ATG GATGCTGTGTGTGAAGTGTGTGGAGCTATTGGTTTTGAACGTCTCCTGTTATGTTGCAGTGACTGCAAGGGAGCTCATACACACCA GTACTGTTTGAAAGAAGTTCTCTTTGATGGATCTTTAGAAGACTGGTTTTGTGACGAATGCACTCAAAGGAATAATGAAAGTTCTCACAGCAGTTCTTTAGGGAAGGTGTCAAGTGAAAGGCCGCCATCAGATCATGCTCAATTTGACTCCATATCACAGCGGCTAATTACCAGGTCCTGGAGTGGCTCATCACATCACTCCAGCAGCGTCAaggctgccaccaagatgtccATGTCCCATCCCCCTGCTGGGATCCCTGCAGCGAACGAGGGTGGCGTGCGTTCCTCCCTGCCTCGGGATTCCTACATCGTGGACTTCTTCGACCCCATCGCTTCCAAGCCACGGTCTGAGCCTGCCCATGAGCGATGGGATCCCATGCGCTCAGAGGGGGTGGTGGTCGTCCTCAAGAAGTCTCCAGGAGTGGGGGCCTCGGTCAGTGCTGATGACTGGTTTGATGACCTCTCTTGCAAGCCATGTTCCCCGCCCGGGCCTTCACTTGGGCTGTTGGGATCACTTCTTGGAAGTGATCAAGCTCTGTTCGATGGCGGTGGCCTATGCAGGCCACGACGCTCGCCATCTCCTTCGGTTCAAAGGTTGAGCAATTCACCTGGTGGGCGGTCTAGCTCGTGTTTGGGTCTTGACGAGATGGACGGGTCCTCTAAGACCGTCGTGCTTGTGGTGTCGCAAGGCGTGGCACCGGGCATGGACTCGGACTCGGCAGCCCCAAGAACGGATGCCCAGGATGTAAGGGCGTCGTCGGAGGTTTCTCCTTCAGCCCTCGGCCGAGAGTTTGCAAGGCGCGTCACAGAACCGTTGCAAACCTCGGTCCTCAAGGCCGCGCCTCGACGTCGGTCTTGCCGCTCACCACCATTGGCTTCCCTTCATCGCAGTGGCCGTCTCGCGGCCAAATCCCACTTGCGTGCTGCGAACGCCACGCTCCAGGCACAGAAGGTGCTCTCTTCGAAGTGGGATCCCGCAACCCCCAAGCAGCAGCTGGCTCCTCAAGCGTTGAATGCTTTCCACCACAGGAGCCGCTTGACTCGTCCAAGAGGCAAGCACTGCGGGTGCTATTCAAAGTGGACCTGA